The following coding sequences are from one Hippopotamus amphibius kiboko isolate mHipAmp2 chromosome 9, mHipAmp2.hap2, whole genome shotgun sequence window:
- the LOC130829064 gene encoding olfactory receptor 52K1: MPASNITSTHPAAFLLVGIPGLEHLHVWISIPFCFAYTLALLGNCTLLFIIHADTALHEPMYLFLAMLAATDLVLSSTTLPKMLAIFWFRDQEINFYACLVQMFFLHSFSIMESAVLLAMAFDRYVAICKPLHYTTVLTGPLITKIGLAAVTRAVSLMTPLPFLLRRFHYCRGPAIAHCYCEHMAVVRLACGDTRFNNIYGIAVAMFIVVLDLFFVILSYIFILRAVLQLASQEARYKAFGTCVSHIGAILSTYTPVVISSVMHRVARQAAPHVHILLAIFYLLFPPMVNPIIYGVKTKQIRDHVLSLFWRNNI, translated from the coding sequence ATGCCAGCCTCTAATATTACATCAACCCATCCAGCTGCCTTCCTGTTGGTAGGAATTCCAGGTTTGGAGCACCTGCATGTCTGGATCTCCATTCCCTTCTGCTTCGCCTATACTTTGGCCCTGCTTGGCAACTGCACCCTCCTCTTCATCATTCACGCTGATACAGCCCTCCACGAGCCCATGTACCTCTTTTTGGCTATGCTGGCGGCCACTGATCTGGTCCTCTCCTCTACAACACTTCCCAAAATGCTGGCTATTTTTTGGTTTAGAGATCAGGAGATCAACTTCTATGCCTGTCTGGTCCAGATGTTTTTTCTCCACTCCTTCTCTATCATGGAGTCAGCAGTGCTGCTGGCCATGGCctttgaccgctatgtggccatctgcaagccactGCACTACACCACTGTCCTTACTGGGCCACTCATCACCAAGATTGGCTTGGCTGCTGTGACTCGGGCTGTGTCACTAATGACTCCACTCCCCTTTCTGCTCAGACGCTTCCACTACTGCCGAGGCCCAGCGATTGCCCACTGCTACTGTGAGCACATGGCCGTGGTAAGGCTGGCCTGTGGGGACACGCGCTTCAACAACATCTATGGCATTGCCGTGGCCATGTTCATAGTGGTATTGGACCTGTTCTTTGTTATTCTGTCTTATATCTTTATCCTTCGGGCAGTTCTACAGCTGGCCTCTCAGGAGGCCCGCTACAAGGCCTTTGGGACCTGTGTGTCCCACATAGGTGCTATCTTGTCCACCTACACACCTGTGGTCATCTCCTCAGTGATGCACCGAGTAGCTCGCCAGGCTGCCCCTCATGTCCACATACTCCTTGCtatcttttatcttcttttcccaCCCATGGTCAACCCCATCATCTATGGGGTCAAAACCAAGCAGATTCGTGATCATGTGCTCAGTCTATTCTGGAGAAATAATATATAG